The Syntrophorhabdus sp. genome has a segment encoding these proteins:
- a CDS encoding addiction module toxin, HicA family, with the protein MPKAPSLTPDKLIKKLIQNGFVLDHQTGSHRIYYNKDTGKRVVVPFHRKDLPKGTLLSILKAAGLEDRIN; encoded by the coding sequence ATGCCTAAGGCCCCGTCGCTCACCCCCGACAAACTGATCAAGAAGCTCATTCAGAACGGTTTCGTTCTCGATCACCAGACCGGTTCCCACAGGATCTATTACAACAAGGATACGGGCAAACGAGTCGTTGTCCCCTTCCATAGAAAAGACCTCCCAAAAGGAACCCTTCTGTCAATCTTGAAAGCGGCTGGCCTCGAAGACCGGATCAATTAG
- a CDS encoding ABC transporter ATP-binding protein, whose protein sequence is MSDHIIEVSGLKRSFQKDGIVIDVLKGVDFTADKGEFITIMGPSGAGKSTFLHIIGTLDKPTEGKVLFDGKDIMTFNEDDQSRFRNEKVGFIFQFYHLLQDLNVIENVMMPLLIRRMKPAEAEAKARVFLETVELTHRLNHRPGELSGGEQQRVAVARALINEPEVILADEPTGNLDRKTGREVMRQILTIQKNISATLILVTHDPEIGAVGERKLTMVDGELFTDHS, encoded by the coding sequence ATGAGTGATCACATCATCGAGGTCTCGGGGCTGAAAAGGTCCTTCCAGAAGGACGGCATCGTGATCGATGTCCTGAAAGGCGTGGATTTCACCGCGGACAAAGGAGAGTTCATCACCATCATGGGCCCCTCCGGTGCCGGCAAGAGCACCTTCCTCCACATCATCGGCACCCTGGACAAACCGACGGAAGGGAAGGTTCTCTTCGACGGCAAGGACATCATGACCTTCAACGAGGACGACCAGAGCCGGTTCCGCAACGAGAAGGTGGGGTTCATCTTCCAGTTCTACCACCTCCTGCAGGACCTCAACGTCATCGAGAACGTCATGATGCCGCTCCTCATACGGCGCATGAAGCCCGCTGAGGCCGAAGCGAAGGCGCGCGTCTTCCTCGAGACCGTTGAGCTCACCCACCGACTGAACCACCGACCCGGGGAACTCTCCGGCGGCGAACAGCAACGCGTGGCTGTCGCCCGGGCGCTCATCAACGAACCTGAAGTGATCCTCGCCGACGAACCAACGGGCAACCTCGACAGAAAAACAGGCCGCGAAGTCATGCGCCAGATCCTCACCATCCAGAAGAACATCTCCGCAACCCTCATCCTCGTGACCCACGACCCCGAGATCGGCGCGGTCGGCGAACGCAAGCTCACGATGGTGGACGGCGAACTCTTTACCGATCACTCCTGA
- a CDS encoding type II toxin-antitoxin system HicB family antitoxin has product MKSRELSFRVVFRPEPEGGYTATVPSLPGCISYGEDIKEAREMIKDAIKGYLESLQKHGEELPDDSDTVEAVLTLKYA; this is encoded by the coding sequence ATGAAATCGAGGGAACTTTCTTTCAGGGTTGTCTTCAGACCCGAGCCCGAGGGCGGCTATACAGCGACGGTCCCTTCGCTGCCCGGTTGCATCTCCTATGGCGAGGACATCAAAGAGGCACGAGAGATGATCAAGGATGCCATCAAGGGATATCTCGAGAGCCTGCAGAAACATGGGGAAGAGCTCCCTGATGACTCGGATACCGTGGAAGCCGTACTTACGCTGAAATATGCCTAA
- a CDS encoding lipoprotein-releasing ABC transporter permease subunit encodes MDYETTIGLRYLRSKRKEAFISFTTWISVVGIAIGVMAIIVVIAVMTGFQDEIRARILGINPHILVLDVNGEIRNPGEVVAKVKKVDGVVEAFPFTAFQAMAQNGKQFSGVAVKGIDPGDAKYMSKLVKEGSIDVLRRKGSVLMGKELAKHLGLFVGDSFTIMVPFGGFSPMGSMPETVRGRVGGIFETGMYEIDNTLVVMALADVESAMGVGATGIEVKLVDEYRAVDLKWTILKALGRDYFAKTWIEMNRNLFSALKLEKLAMFIILALIILVASFNIISSLIMTVMEKKKDIAILKSIGAKKRSIMKIFMMEGITIGVVGALFGSLTGYFLCWIIKSTKLIRLPEDVYYITTLPAKISIVDVALIALVTTVICVLSTIYPSYKAAKIDPVETLRYE; translated from the coding sequence ATGGACTACGAGACCACAATTGGGCTGCGGTACCTGCGTTCGAAGCGCAAGGAGGCGTTCATCTCCTTCACCACGTGGATATCCGTTGTGGGCATCGCCATCGGCGTCATGGCCATCATCGTGGTCATCGCCGTCATGACAGGCTTCCAGGACGAGATCAGGGCGCGCATCCTCGGCATCAACCCCCATATCCTCGTCCTCGACGTGAACGGCGAGATCCGTAACCCCGGCGAGGTCGTGGCAAAGGTCAAAAAGGTGGACGGCGTGGTGGAGGCCTTCCCCTTCACGGCCTTCCAGGCGATGGCCCAGAACGGCAAGCAGTTCTCCGGCGTCGCCGTGAAGGGGATCGACCCGGGAGACGCGAAGTACATGTCGAAGCTGGTGAAGGAAGGCTCCATCGACGTGTTGCGGAGAAAGGGCAGCGTCCTTATGGGGAAGGAACTGGCGAAGCACCTGGGGCTCTTCGTGGGCGACAGCTTCACCATCATGGTCCCCTTCGGGGGTTTCTCTCCCATGGGCTCCATGCCGGAGACGGTGCGGGGCCGGGTGGGCGGCATCTTTGAGACGGGGATGTACGAGATCGACAACACCCTCGTCGTCATGGCTCTTGCCGACGTGGAATCCGCCATGGGGGTGGGGGCGACGGGCATCGAGGTCAAGCTTGTCGACGAATACCGGGCGGTCGACCTCAAGTGGACGATCCTCAAGGCACTGGGGCGGGACTACTTCGCGAAGACATGGATCGAGATGAACCGGAACCTCTTCTCGGCCTTGAAGCTCGAGAAGCTGGCGATGTTCATCATCCTCGCCCTCATCATCCTCGTGGCGAGCTTCAACATCATCAGCTCGCTCATCATGACCGTCATGGAGAAGAAGAAGGACATCGCCATACTGAAGTCCATCGGCGCGAAGAAGCGGAGCATCATGAAGATCTTCATGATGGAAGGGATCACCATCGGCGTCGTCGGCGCCCTCTTCGGCTCGTTGACCGGGTACTTCCTCTGCTGGATCATCAAGAGCACGAAGCTCATCCGGCTCCCCGAGGACGTCTATTACATAACCACCCTGCCCGCGAAGATAAGCATCGTCGATGTGGCGCTCATCGCCCTCGTCACGACGGTCATATGCGTTCTTTCAACGATCTATCCTTCCTACAAGGCGGCGAAGATCGACCCCGTGGAGACCCTGCGCTATGAGTGA